The proteins below are encoded in one region of Acidimicrobiales bacterium:
- a CDS encoding CoA transferase has protein sequence MPPLTGIRVVELAEGMAGPYAGKLLALMGADVVKVEPPGGDRARHTGALVGTAGPEDERRAPFLHVNTGKRSVVADVERPDDASMVRGLMAGAHLVLTSSPAGHLEQHGLGYEETARANPAVTFVSVTPFGLAGPYAGYKGAEIVNYALGGAMSSTGVASREPIKLGAELGQYQCGTLATLAALGGLGVAEASGRGVHVDLAQIDSQLVSIDRRMTYLLYYAYTGRDAPRSEGRRLGALPAGIKLAEDGHVWISTMPQWLPRMLKVLEAPELAPRYAAPDAITDMELAELTDVAVTTWGVMRTRQQAMDDAQRDGWPVTAVNTPADLLEDPHFRARGYWQSIDHPVAGKLTYPGPPVRWPDGGAPLGRAPLLDEQGEELRAEAGAQPPAPGAPRSGERRLPLEGVRVLDLTVVWAGPYATTLLGDLGAEIIRVDNPWVWPTSTRGLFPRPTPELVPILGPIFGGYPDMDAGKRPWNRVALFTAHARNKKSVTLALQRPLGRETFLRLAEQCDVLIENNSVDLLDKLGIGWDEVSARNPRLTMVRLPSVGLDGPYRNYLGFGVNFESLCGLTAIRGYPDADPAETDPVFHMDTASGAMGAVAVVAALRERDRTGRGSLVELSQCENMINHIGELVVEASATGVRHERLGNRHPERAPQGVYRCRDAAVGTAGAGGVGAHGTDRWVAISVGSDEEWAGLRTAMGEPDWAEDFRFTSAAGRREHHDAIDGGISAWAKELTHYEAFHRCQEHGVPAGPVLTESECYADPHLRARGLFRENGSPEIGTHEYAAHAFRWDGPPLAWGPIPVLGADNDEILRGVVGLSEEEYAALEQDGQLCGDYLGPDGQSL, from the coding sequence ATGCCCCCTCTCACCGGGATCCGGGTGGTGGAGCTGGCCGAGGGCATGGCCGGTCCCTACGCCGGGAAGCTGCTGGCCCTGATGGGGGCCGACGTGGTCAAGGTCGAGCCTCCGGGCGGAGACCGGGCCCGGCACACCGGCGCACTGGTGGGCACCGCCGGCCCCGAGGACGAGCGGCGGGCCCCCTTCCTCCACGTGAACACCGGCAAGCGCTCCGTGGTCGCCGACGTCGAACGGCCCGACGACGCCTCGATGGTCCGCGGTCTCATGGCCGGCGCCCACCTGGTGCTCACCAGCTCGCCCGCCGGTCACCTCGAGCAGCACGGCCTCGGCTACGAGGAGACCGCGCGGGCCAATCCCGCGGTCACGTTCGTGAGCGTCACGCCGTTCGGCCTGGCCGGGCCCTACGCGGGATACAAGGGGGCCGAGATCGTCAACTACGCCCTGGGTGGGGCCATGTCGTCGACCGGCGTGGCGTCACGGGAGCCGATCAAGCTCGGGGCCGAGCTGGGCCAGTACCAGTGCGGGACGCTGGCCACCCTGGCCGCCCTCGGAGGTCTCGGTGTGGCCGAGGCCTCCGGCCGCGGGGTGCACGTCGACCTCGCCCAGATCGACAGCCAGCTGGTCTCGATCGACCGGCGGATGACCTACCTCCTCTACTACGCCTACACGGGAAGGGACGCGCCGAGGAGTGAGGGGCGCCGGCTGGGCGCGCTCCCCGCCGGCATCAAGCTGGCCGAGGACGGCCACGTCTGGATCTCGACGATGCCCCAGTGGCTGCCGCGGATGCTGAAGGTCCTGGAGGCGCCGGAGCTGGCGCCCCGCTACGCGGCGCCGGACGCCATCACCGACATGGAGCTGGCCGAGCTGACCGACGTGGCCGTGACCACCTGGGGCGTGATGCGCACCCGCCAGCAGGCCATGGACGACGCGCAACGGGACGGCTGGCCGGTGACGGCGGTCAACACGCCGGCCGATCTCCTGGAGGACCCGCACTTCCGCGCCCGCGGCTATTGGCAGAGCATCGACCATCCGGTGGCCGGGAAGCTCACGTACCCGGGCCCGCCGGTGAGATGGCCGGACGGAGGTGCACCTCTCGGTCGGGCACCGCTTCTCGACGAGCAGGGCGAGGAGCTGCGTGCCGAGGCGGGGGCGCAGCCGCCGGCTCCTGGTGCGCCTCGTTCCGGGGAACGGCGGCTGCCGCTCGAGGGGGTGCGGGTGCTCGATCTCACCGTGGTCTGGGCCGGGCCCTACGCCACGACCCTGCTCGGCGACCTCGGGGCCGAGATTATCCGGGTGGACAACCCGTGGGTGTGGCCGACCAGCACCCGCGGGCTGTTTCCCCGGCCCACGCCGGAGCTGGTGCCGATCCTGGGGCCGATCTTCGGGGGCTACCCCGACATGGACGCGGGGAAGCGGCCGTGGAACCGGGTGGCGCTGTTCACGGCCCATGCCCGCAACAAGAAGTCGGTCACCCTGGCCCTGCAGAGGCCGCTGGGGCGGGAGACGTTTCTCCGCCTCGCCGAGCAGTGCGACGTGCTCATCGAGAACAACTCGGTCGACCTGCTCGACAAGCTCGGGATCGGGTGGGACGAGGTGTCGGCCCGCAACCCGCGCCTGACCATGGTCCGCCTGCCCTCGGTGGGCCTCGACGGTCCCTACCGCAACTACCTGGGCTTCGGTGTGAACTTCGAGTCGCTGTGCGGCCTCACCGCCATACGCGGCTATCCCGACGCCGATCCCGCCGAGACGGACCCCGTGTTCCACATGGACACCGCCAGCGGTGCCATGGGAGCGGTCGCCGTCGTGGCGGCGCTCCGGGAGCGGGACCGCACCGGCCGGGGAAGCCTGGTGGAGCTGTCCCAGTGCGAGAACATGATCAACCACATCGGGGAGCTGGTCGTCGAGGCCTCGGCCACCGGCGTGCGCCACGAGCGCCTGGGTAACCGCCATCCCGAGCGGGCGCCGCAGGGCGTCTACCGCTGTCGCGACGCGGCGGTGGGGACGGCCGGCGCCGGTGGGGTGGGCGCCCACGGGACCGACCGGTGGGTGGCCATCTCGGTGGGTTCCGACGAGGAATGGGCCGGGCTCCGGACGGCCATGGGCGAGCCCGACTGGGCGGAGGACTTCCGGTTCACCTCGGCCGCGGGCCGGCGCGAGCACCACGACGCCATCGACGGCGGGATCTCGGCGTGGGCGAAGGAACTGACCCACTACGAGGCGTTCCACCGCTGCCAGGAGCACGGGGTTCCGGCCGGACCGGTGCTCACCGAGTCCGAGTGCTACGCCGATCCCCACCTCCGGGCCCGCGGCCTGTTCCGGGAGAACGGCAGCCCGGAGATCGGCACCCACGAGTACGCCGCCCACGCCTTCCGGTGGGACGGTCCGCCGCTGGCATGGGGACCGATCCCGGTGCTGGGGGCGGACAACGACGAGATCCTCCGCGGCGTGGTGGGCCTGAGCGAGGAGGAGTACGCCGCCCTGGAGCAGGACGGACAGCTCTGCGGCGACTACCTGGGGCCGGACGGCCAGTCGCTATAG
- a CDS encoding M20/M25/M40 family metallo-hydrolase has translation MAAFDPAAASIHAERMWAEEAVPVLRDYIRIPNVSPDYCPTWAEDGHMDRAVELVRGWCAGRPIPGLAVEVLRLPGRTPLLLVEVPSTGGGRDDDPVLLYGHLDKQPEMVGWRDGLGPWEPVVEGDRLYGRGAADDGYAVFAALGAIEAVRGAGGEHNRCVVLIEASEESGSPDLPAYFDALADRIGTPGLVVALDSDSTTYDRLWVTTSLRGIVVAVLDVQILTEGVHSGLAGGIVPSSFRILRRLLDRIEDSESGAVLLPEMHVDIPPARAAQLGGLAATMGDHARGFPLVSGARPQVASPFDALVASMWAPAVAVTGAEGLPGVGVAGNVLRPRTAVKLAIRVPPTCEAAAAARALVRALTADPPYGAQVGVRVEAAEDGWDAPADPVWLGSALDEASRSTYGNPPARTGVGGSIPFIAMLGRRFPSAAFVVTGVLGPGSNAHGPNEFLHLPTARRLTAAMAQVLHAHAVRPG, from the coding sequence GTGGCCGCCTTCGACCCCGCCGCCGCCTCCATCCACGCCGAGCGCATGTGGGCGGAGGAGGCGGTACCAGTCCTCCGGGACTACATCCGCATACCGAACGTCAGTCCCGACTACTGCCCGACCTGGGCCGAGGACGGGCACATGGACCGCGCCGTGGAGCTGGTCCGGGGCTGGTGCGCCGGCCGGCCCATCCCCGGTCTGGCGGTCGAGGTCCTCCGCCTGCCGGGGCGCACCCCGCTCCTGCTCGTCGAGGTTCCCTCCACCGGCGGGGGGCGGGACGACGATCCCGTCCTGCTCTACGGCCACCTCGACAAGCAGCCGGAGATGGTGGGGTGGCGGGACGGCCTCGGGCCGTGGGAACCGGTGGTCGAAGGAGATCGACTGTACGGGAGAGGGGCGGCGGACGACGGGTACGCCGTGTTCGCCGCCCTGGGTGCGATAGAGGCGGTGCGTGGCGCAGGAGGCGAGCACAACCGTTGCGTCGTGCTCATCGAGGCCAGCGAGGAGAGCGGCAGCCCCGACCTGCCGGCCTACTTCGACGCCCTGGCCGACCGCATCGGGACACCGGGATTGGTCGTGGCCCTCGACTCCGACTCGACCACCTACGACCGTCTGTGGGTGACCACGTCCCTGCGGGGCATCGTCGTGGCCGTCCTGGACGTGCAGATCCTGACCGAGGGCGTGCACAGCGGCCTGGCCGGCGGGATCGTCCCGTCGTCGTTCCGCATCCTGCGCCGGCTGCTCGATCGCATCGAGGACTCCGAATCGGGCGCCGTCCTGCTCCCGGAGATGCACGTCGACATCCCCCCGGCCCGGGCCGCCCAGCTGGGGGGGCTGGCCGCCACCATGGGGGACCACGCTCGCGGCTTCCCGTTGGTGTCCGGAGCACGCCCCCAGGTGGCTTCCCCCTTCGACGCCCTCGTCGCATCCATGTGGGCCCCGGCGGTCGCCGTGACCGGGGCGGAAGGGCTGCCGGGGGTGGGGGTGGCGGGAAACGTGCTTCGCCCTCGGACGGCGGTGAAGCTGGCCATCCGGGTGCCCCCGACGTGCGAAGCGGCCGCCGCCGCCCGGGCGCTGGTGCGTGCCCTCACGGCCGATCCTCCGTACGGCGCACAGGTCGGCGTCCGCGTCGAGGCGGCCGAGGACGGCTGGGACGCGCCCGCCGACCCGGTGTGGCTGGGGAGCGCCCTCGACGAGGCGTCACGCTCGACCTACGGGAACCCGCCGGCCCGCACGGGCGTGGGCGGGTCGATCCCGTTCATCGCCATGCTGGGCCGGCGCTTCCCCTCGGCGGCGTTCGTGGTGACGGGCGTGCTCGGGCCCGGCTCCAACGCTCACGGCCCCAACGAGTTCCTGCACCTGCCGACGGCGCGCAGGCTCACCGCCGCCATGGCGCAGGTGCTGCACGCCCACGCCGTGCGGCCGGGATAG
- a CDS encoding ABC transporter permease, with protein MSTIEGVLRRPAPRRVALGWAFVERQTNLWKRYWLWEVVWVVYGVVNTLAITFIAKEAGRTGIVSPDRISRLTLFLLIGTLVWAYLSAVLDDMSLVITWERWEGTIEHTLMAPVPRAVHLIGMSAFGVLHATLRTLLILACSLPFFHVSWAHASWPAAAAVIMVGSFSLVGLGILTGILPMLYPERGEQMSFMMQAAVLLVSGVYYGVDVLPGWLQTVARISPATYILRGIRSALIDGRGLVGQLGTLVVLAVFGAVMVPLSLYAFAAAERWAKRTGRLKRQG; from the coding sequence GTGTCGACGATTGAGGGTGTGCTGCGCCGGCCCGCCCCGCGCCGGGTTGCCCTCGGGTGGGCCTTCGTGGAGCGCCAGACCAACCTGTGGAAGCGGTACTGGTTGTGGGAGGTGGTGTGGGTCGTCTACGGCGTCGTCAACACCCTCGCCATCACCTTCATCGCCAAGGAGGCGGGCCGGACCGGCATCGTGAGCCCGGACCGCATCTCCCGGCTGACGCTGTTCCTGTTGATCGGGACCCTGGTGTGGGCCTACCTGTCCGCCGTCCTCGACGACATGAGCCTGGTCATCACGTGGGAGCGGTGGGAGGGCACCATCGAGCACACCCTTATGGCGCCGGTGCCGCGCGCCGTACATCTGATCGGCATGTCCGCCTTCGGCGTGCTGCACGCCACGCTGCGCACCCTGCTGATCCTGGCGTGCTCGCTGCCCTTCTTCCACGTGAGCTGGGCCCACGCGTCGTGGCCGGCGGCGGCGGCGGTGATCATGGTCGGCAGCTTCAGCCTGGTGGGGCTGGGGATCCTGACCGGCATCCTGCCGATGCTCTACCCCGAGCGGGGCGAGCAGATGTCGTTCATGATGCAGGCCGCCGTCCTGCTCGTCTCGGGCGTGTACTACGGCGTCGACGTGCTCCCTGGGTGGCTGCAGACGGTCGCCCGGATCTCCCCCGCCACCTACATCCTGCGGGGCATCAGGAGCGCGCTGATCGACGGGCGGGGACTCGTCGGCCAGCTCGGCACTCTCGTGGTCCTGGCCGTGTTCGGGGCGGTGATGGTGCCGCTGTCGCTGTACGCCTTCGCGGCAGCGGAGCGGTGGGCCAAGCGCACCGGCCGCCTGAAGCGCCAGGGATAG